The nucleotide window tgtggtgtaggttgcagacgcggcttggatcccgcgttgctgtggctctggtgtaggccggtggctacagctccgattcgacccctggcctgggaacctccatatgccacgggagcggcccaagaaatagcaacaacaacaacaacaaaaaaggcaaaagacaaaaaaaaatgtagattaatAAAGGGTAATGGACACCACTAGTCACGAAAATGTATTGTGAAGCTACAATTACAAAAGCAATGATGGCACAATAATAAACagtcaatgaaaaagaataaaaacctcaGACACAGCCTCTGTTACACATAAAACTAGTTTTTATAAAGACATAATTTCCAATCAATGGCAAAGTTTGAATTATTTACTAAATGTTATTAGGACAATTGCTtaataacttagaaaaaaaatatttccctatcTCATATCCCTATGCCAAAATAGATTTCAGATGAATTAAAGAATTAACATGCTTTTCAGAAACCACaaaaaattctcagtaaatacAGCAAACTTGCATCTGACATCAGAGTTAAAAAGGCTCTTCGGCAtaaaaacaaagggagaaaatacaaatgaaaagagtGATTTGACTACTTCAAAATGTAGAACATTGGTACAAAGCAAAATacaggaaagaaatatttgcaggCTAAGATTAAAATAAGCATTGGAGTTCTCttgcgcagcaggttaaggaaccggcatttgtcagtgcaggggcttgggttgctgctgtggtgcaggtttgatccctggctcgggaacttccacattccttgggcatggccaaaaaaagaaaaaaaaagaaaaaaagaaaaaagcgtTTATCACACTCATTCAATCCTCAGAAGCatcctataaaataaatattattatctctattttataggaGAGTAAACGGAGGCTTaagaaagttaagtaacttgtccaaagtcacatggCTAGAACCTGGTGGCACTAGGATTCAAAAGTAGGTCTGCCCAAGAAGCAgggtcacagatacagagaacaaactaatggttacaaGTGTGTATGGGGGGAATACAGGGGAGCGGGAGGTACAGACTCTCAGGTAAAAGGCTACAGAGATGtattatacaacacagggaataaagtcagtattttataataactctaaaAGGGCTTTAGCCtttaaaaactacattaaaaactaaaaaacgtATTAACACAAATAAAGTTAAAAGATATgtctgatatatatgtataactgaattactttgctatacacctgaaactaatacaacattgtaaatcaactatatgccaatataaaacaaatttttttacatctgcaaaaaaaaaagctctgcctGACTccagtttacatctactaacgaCGTTACCATACTGCCTCTTATGTATGACAAGGTAGTAATatccttaatatataaagagttcttaaaactcaataataaaaataaaagtgaccccaataaaaaaatcaaataatgcaCACGAGAAGAGACACAACTGGTCAGTATGAACACATAAAGAAATGCTCTTCCTCACCAATATTCAGAGAGAGGTGAATTAAAATGAGACCCCATTTTCCACTGGCAgagaatttatttactttttaaaaaatatcctgtaTTTGGTGAGTGTATCTGTTAAGAATTTTTGGTTGTGAGCAACAGCAACTGAATTTTAGactgttctatttatttatttatttatttatttttggtggcgGTATGtggcagcttgatgtgggatctcagttctcagactagAGATTGATccagggccacagtggtgaaagcgccaagtcctaaccactagaccaccagggaactcctgagatggtTCTCCTTAGAGTGCTGCCTTCTCTGTTCAGGATTTGAATGGAGGGGTGGGCAGCTCAGAGGTCATGGAAGAGTCCAGTGGTTCTAACCTGGGTCAAAAGCCCTTCCCTGTGATAGGAAATGACCTGATGATTGGCAGCCAACCAGAATGATAGGAGCTGGGGAGCAGTGGCTCCATCAAAGGAGGGGATGCTGAGCAAACAAAAATGAGAGACGTCTACTGCAGAGCAGGTGGAGGCTCTCCTacactcatttccttcctttctgaaaCATAATTGGACCGGATATTCAAAGCCTGAAAATGATTGTGTCCTTtgctctagcatttcttttttcctgtttttaattgcagtttaattgacacataacattataTTACTTCCGGGTGTAACACACATaaagatttaatatttgtatacattatgAAAGGATGGCAGCAATAAGTTAACATCCGTGGCCATACATACTTAAGagttttctccttgtgatgagaacttttaaaatccattctttgAGCAACCTCAAATATGCAACCCGATactattaactgtagtcaccatgctgtacattagatccccaggaTTTATTTAGTTCATATCTGAAAGTTTCACTTTGTACATTTCTACTTTGAAACAAATTTACCCTAAGAAAAtagtcagagatgtggctcaaaAGGTATGTGCAACGGTCATTGTCAGAGCTTTATGtgttgaaagtttaaaaatagaaatctatGTGTTTCACAACAGGGAACTAATTGCATATGTTTGGGCATCTCAGTCTTACAAAATACCAGGTAACCATTAGAAACGACAATATTGGATAATGCTTCAACACACAGGAAAATGTCTACAACATAATCTTAATTGAAAaagcatttcttggagttcccgtcgtggcacagcagaaacgaatctgactagtaaccatgaggttgtgggttcgatccctgacctcactcggttaaggatctggcgttgtggtgagctgtggtgtaggtcacaggtgcagctcagatcccaagttgctggggctgtggtgtagaccagcagctgcagctctggttcaacccctagcctgggaacgttcatatgccgcgagtgcggccctaaaaagccaaaaaaaagaaagaaagaaaagaaaatgcatttcttcAATATACATGTGTAGtctataatcaggaaaaaaatttagcCTCATAAAATTCTCCTTCTAAACCAAGCTGTTGAGGGGATGCTAGAATTCCAAACATCACATCAGAACATAGAATACAGGGCCTCTCTTTTCCTGAGAGCTTGGAAGACAGCGTGAGGGATTCGAgttaaacccaaggaagaacttCCTGATGGCAAGGGTGGTTTGGGGCTGGAAcatcctcttcctttctcagGATCTCAGATGAGGTATTGCCCCACTTCCAAGACCCAGGAAGTGGATGGGAATCATGGAGAGTCAGTGGCAGACGTCCCGGCCCCAGTTAGGAATGACCTATGTGTCCTTGGGCCAGTCCCCAGCCTACGGTCACCTCATCTTTCAAGTGGGAGGGTAACCAGGAGGGTCTTGATCTCCACTAGTCCTGCTAAGCTACTTGGTTCAGTGCGGTTTCTTATGGGAGCCCCGCTGTCTCTGTTCCACCAAATGCAGGAGCCAGATGATGTGAAACCTAAGGTGGGATCCTTGGCAGAGAGGATTTCTTTTTGCTCAGGATCCCTTAGGATGACAGAAGGGGTCCCAGAGGCCACCTCCATCTGCCTTGACCCGTGACCACAGCCAAACCCAAACCCCTGCTCCAGCCACCCCTGACAGCTGAGCCAGCCCAGGCAGAGGGCAGTTCTACCAGATGCCACTGGAGGTGACCTCATCAAAGGCAAGAAGCTCTCCGGCCTCCACGGGACAGAAAGCCCAAGAGGAGATGACAGGGCGGGCCTCACCCACCGTGCCAGCTGGGGCCAGCCTTCTCCAGCAGAGAGCTCTGCCCCTCCGAGTTTTCCTAGGCATCAAGACCTCTGCAAACCGCCCCCCGCCCGGCCAGTCAAAGCTGACTTCTATCCTCTGCCCACGCCACGGCTGGGGCTTCAAGATCTTAGAGAACCAGGAATGGGAGCAGCTGACTCAACAAATTTTACCctttatacagatgagaaaaacctAGGTCCAAAGAGAGAAGGGATTTGTCCAACTCCCAGCCCAAGTCAGCGACACCCGGCAGGACTGGATCCTAGCCCCCAACACCCGGGACCTGCCCCCACCCATCATCAATTCTTGCACAAGTGCCCTTGCACTGAAGTTCCTGAGCAGGGGCGTGGCTGGGACATGGCAGACACGTGTCGCTCCATCCACCCCCGCTCCTTCCTCCCTTGACTCAGTTGCTCTAGTCTCTGAGGCGACAGGTCTTCATTTAGGAGCCTCTGAGTCCATCCTTACTAGTTGTTGGCAGCAGAAACATGAGGGCCCAgagcctcctcctcctggtggccCTCCTGGCTTTGGGGAGCCAGCTGCCTGCCGCTTTGGGCAGGAAGAAGGGAGGTGAGTATGGGCAGGTTTCTCTGCTCCAGGGACAGAGGTGGTTTTTACCGCTTAGTGGAGAATCAGGGCTTGGAGGAAGGCCGGtaatgcagtgtgtgtgtgtgtgtgtgtgtgtgtgtgtgtgtgtgtgtgtgtgtgtctgtgtgtctgtgtgtgtgtgtgtgtctgtgtgtgtgtgtgtctgtgtgtgtcacTGTGgatgcctactttttttttccttttctttttagggccacacctgtggcatatggaagttcccaggctgggggtcaaatctggtcgcctataccacagccacagcaatgcaggatccgagccacatctgcgacctacgtcgCAGctcctgacaatgctggatccttaacccactgagcgaggtcagggattgaacccacatcctcacagagacaacgtcaggtccttaacttgctgagccacaataggaactctgacgTCTGCTTCTTAGTGCTTCCAGCAGCTTGCCTTTTGTTTGTACATCTTGATGCCTATCAGCCTGCCTGCATCTGTAACTATAAACATCTTCCTGCCAGCTCTTTGGTCCTGGTCTGTGCCTGTCACATGTCTGAGTGTGAGTTTGGTTTACACGCATGCATCTATCTCTACATCCATGTGTATCTTTGCGCCCGCTCATCTGTGGGATCTGTGTCAGCATATGCATTACTTAGGAATGACCACATCCACGTGTGACTGAGCTATGTGCCTGTCCACATGTGTGCCCATCTCCCTGTGCCTCTGGGAACAACAGGAGACAGCTGGTACCTGCCCTTTGGTTGCTTCCACGGAGGTGTCTGGATCTGTGGGTTTGCAGGGCAGGGAGGTGACCCCTTCTGTCATCTTCTGTGGCCAACTAGGCCTGGTCTGGCCCCTGCCCaccttttctctgttcttctcgGGCCTTCTCTGTCCCCGCAGCCCCATCGGGGAAAGGGATGCCAGAGCTGAGTAGGGGGTGTGGTTTCTGGGACCTGTTGGGAGGAAGTGCTACCCCTCTACCTctcttctcccccacctcccccaaaagGCTCGATCCCACCTGTCAACAGGTGAGGGAGGCTGGTGCTGATGGAGTAGCTAGACAGGTGCCTCCCTATCTGGGTGATGCCTCCGCCTCCACCCCTTCCGTAACACTCTGACCTACATACACCTGtgcagccctggccctgcctcagGGGAAGGAGACAGTCATGGGGACAGGTCCCCTCCTCCAGAGGGCCCTGGGGAGCAGTTTCTGCCTAACATATGCCTTCCTCAGAACAGAGCTGTCTCCGTGGGGTGTGAGCTGGTTTGGGGAAGAGAGTGCTCAAAGGTCCCCTAGGCTGAGCCAGGAAGGATGCTGGCAAGTTCCAAGGCCAGCCCCGTGCTGGCTGTGATTCAGGCACCATCCCCACACTCCTCCTCATTGCAATGTTGGGAGGTCAGGGTTATCTttatcctcattttccagatCAGGAAACAGGCTCAATGGGAAACCCTCTGCCCAAGGCCAGAGACCTGACCTTGAGTTAGTGTCAAAGGTGGCATTTGAATGCAGGTGTGTGGAATCAGGGCGACCCCCCATCCCAACTTACTCCTTGTCAACTGCGATCACATGTCTCTCTCCCAGGACTAAAGGGTGTCTTGAGGAATCAGGTCCTGGCAGCTGATAAGGGCGCCAAAGTGGGCACTTTAGGAGGGCTGCTGGGGGCACTGGGAGAGGACGCCCTGATACCCAGCCCAGCAGCTCAGAGGCGGACGAGAGCCAGCACCCGCAGAACCTGAGCCTGCGCAGAACCTGCCTCATGGTCAAGCGGGGATGTGCTGGTCTCCCCCCACTTCACACATCCCCGTTCTGTCCTGACTCTCCCCCATGAGACGGTGGCCTGGCTCTCTAGAATGTCAGACAATGGAGAGTGACAGGGTTGAGCGTAGGGAAGTCTTGGCTTGTGGTCGGTAGAAGCCCAGACACCTCTGTTTAAAAGACACCCCCCtcgatggaaatcctataaaattggattgtgatgatcagcgcacaactataaatgtaataaattcattgagtaattttaaaaaattaactttgaaaaaataaaaataaaagacacccCCACCTCACTCATCAGGGCGTCTCTGATATTAACAgtccagcccagtgcctggtcAATAGTAACTGCCCAACAAACGTTTTCAATGGTTATATGAATAGATCTGCGTCTGCGTGGCTCTGGGCATACGActgtgtgtgtatgactgtgtatgcatgtatatatctCTCTGTTTACACCCACACATATGctatatactcatatatacatataactatgTATGTCTGAGTGTGCCTATAATTATCTGAGTGTATATATTTACTCGTGTAGGCATGTGTATATGACAGTGGGCCTCTATATTTGACTATGTGTATACGTTCCAGTTCATATGTACATACATGGCTgtgtttatacatgtatataacttTCTTGTGAATGTCtggatgtgtatatacatatgtacaacatatacacacatgtatatgcacaGATCAAACTCGATTAAATGgctattttggggagttcccctcatggctcagcagaaacgaatctgactagcatccatgaggatgcagattcgatccctggcctcgatcagggttaaaggatccagcattgctgtgagctgtggtgtaggtcacagacatagctcagatctggcactgctgtggctgtggcgtaggtcagcagctacagctccaattcgacacctagcctgggaacctccatatgcggcaggtgcagccccaaaaatacaaaaaaaaggctatttttgTAGATCAAAAAAGTTGAATATCAGCAGTTTTATATGGTTAAGCtcatatctatgtgtgtgtatttatctaAACATGTTTGCATATTTGACCGTGcatgtgtacctgtgtgtgtgtgttcagataTCTGTGTAAACGTGTCTTTCATTTCCTAAGTCTTCCTCTCCCTAAGACATCCCCAGACTGTGTTCCTTTCAGAGAGTATATGAGTACATATGTCTGTGTCTCTATGTAGACACCTGTGAGTGGGGAGCCTGGAGTTGGAGGGAAGGCAGATGAAGACTTGAATGTGATGCACCGGGCAAAGGGCACAGCAAAAAGCAGGCCCTGCACAGAGAAGGGGCTTGGAGTTGATCAGGAGCCACCAAGTAGAAAGAGCGATGAGACCAGAGAGATGGACAGGCATGAGACACGGCCTTGTTGGCCCagatggaggtttttttttttgtcttttctaggaccgctcctgcggcatagggagattcccaggctaggggtctaatcggagttgtagccactggcctacgccagagccacagcaaccagggatccgagccgcatctgcaacctacaccacaactcatgacaatgccagaaccttaacccactgagcggggccagggatcgaaccctcaacttcatggttcctagtcggattcgctaaccactgagccacgacgggaactccaggtggagATCTTGATTTcgtttttccctctcttttatgCCATCTGAGTCTCAAACCAGTCCTGGAAGGAGGGAGTCCAgcctcccatttcacagacagaaAAATGAGGCAtagagtaaaaaaacaaacaaacaaacaaacaaacaaaaaaaacccccaaaatttaccagccatttgcaacaatacaGATGGACCTCGAGGGCAcggtactaagtgaaataagtcagagagagaaagacaacacTGTacgatctcatttatatgtggaatctaaaaaataaaactgaaaaaaattaagctcCTGGATACAGAAAACAGTTGGTAGTTgtagaggtggggtgggggcgaaATGGGTGAGGGGGGTCAAAAGAAACAAACCTCCAGATAAACAGTAAATAACCCATGAAgttataatgtacagcatggtgactacagttaatagcGCTaaactgcatatttgaaagttgctaaaggAGCTGATCTTAAacgttctcatcacaagaaaaaaaaatttgcagctgTAGATGGTGACCTCTGTTGATGGGGCCTGTGGTGATCATTCAAGtacatacaaatattaaatcatgGCTGTGCACCTGTAACTAAGAGAATGTTAGTGTCAATTAGACCTCAGttaaaacatgaaattaaaaataggagttcctgctgcggcacaatgggatcagcagtgtctctgcagcgccaggatgcaagttcaatcccctgtccagcacagtggattaaaggatccaacgGTGCCACAGCTTCGGCGTCGGTCACAActgtgccttggatctgatccttggcctgggaaccatAAGCCATGCAGTgggcaaaaaaggggaaaaagaaaataaatacatacaagatagttcatggaaaaaagaaattgccaaagGACAGGCAAGAAGTAAGGAGTGGAGAATTTAGATCATGTGATGCCCAGGGCAGCATTTATGCCTAATTCTGAACTGCCTCCAACTGCGAAATTTGGGGGGGTCTCTTACAGAGAAGTCTGGGGGCTGCCCACCGGATGATGGGCCCTGCCTCCTATCAGTGCCTGACCAGTGTGTGGACGACAGCCAGTGTCCCTCTAGGATGAAGTGCTGCCACCAGGCTTGCTTCCGCCAGTGTGTCCGAAAGGTCTCAGGTAAGTCTCTCTCCACCCTGCTGACCCCAAGCCaagccccagggcccagggccgggGCGTGGGCGAGGCTCACTGGGGCCCTGTGTTGCAGTGAAGAAGGGCAGCTGCCCCAAGGACCCACTGCGCTGCCTCAGTCCCGTGCAGCACCTGTGCTCCAAGGACTCGGACTGTCAGGGCCTCAGCCGGTGCTGCCTCGGCGCCTGCGGCCGGGACTGCAGAAACCCTGTCTGAGGTATGGCTGTGTGTGCCTGGGTGagttctttccctctctgagccccagccctAGGCGATTCCTCCAGTTCAACAGGGCTTAACAGGTGCCTGCCCAGAAGCCTGGCGCGCCCATGGCTGGAACTGGGGAAGTGgatgcgggggtggggtggggatgctgTGAGGATGAGGGAGGAACCGAGGAACCTTGTTCTCTTACTGAACTTCCTGCCTCTCCTGGACCACAGCTCCAAACACTCTGGGCTTCAGTTTGCCTTGTGAAGGAGGGTGGGGAGTCCTGCCGgagtggctgggctgggggggccagggcaggggttgTCTGGATGGAGGATCAGACCCAGAGCTTTATTGTGGGAGGGGGAGGTtaactctttccttctctctcctcaggTCAATTCCGGCTTAGGATCCACAGCTCTGAACCTCAGGATGGGGTTCCCTCCCTGCAGGAAGATGGGATGATGGCGGGCCTGGGACCCCGCCACCTAGATGTAGCCCTCTTTGCCAGGGGCAATTCCACCTTCTGATGAACACTGATCTGCTGTCACTTCCCCTGCAACCCATCCACCCCTGGATCCTCCTCCTGGGAGTCAAGGTCTATAGCCAGACCTCAAAGGACTCCTCTCTGTTGCCTGAGCTTCTCAGCCTTCCTAACGCCCACTTTCACATCTTTTTGGATGTGTGTTTCTTCCACCTGAAATGCCCAGTTCAGCCTGGCCTCTCTTTGTGGAGCCCTGACCCCTCCCTCAGGCAGCCCAACCACTCCAAATGTATGTCCCAGCAGAATTTCCCAAACATCAATCTACTCACATACACCTGTTTCGCAATGTCTGCCATACCTGCAGAAAAGCATCCTGATATTTTGTGTATTGCCTGTGCTACTACTTACCTAAGTTTTCCCTTAAATGGACTCACTgttgtatataaataaattcagttcaaaagaaaaattggatACCACTACCCTACGGGGGACACGCAGGATCACTTGTCACAAATAAGATGTAATTGTATAAGCAGATGCAATGAAAACAGCTAAGTTCCATTGAAGTAAATCATACCAGATTAAATTATAGTAAATAATAGTATTAAATTCTGGCTAGATGCTGCCACCTGTCAAGACTATGTGCCCGAAGcctgctctctgtctctgttgTAATAAAGGAAGATTAACAAGACTTAAAGAGCTGCTAAACTGAGACTTtcacggaaaacctagaagaaatgaacaaattcttagaaaggagccatcttccaagactaaaccaagatggaatagaaaagatgagCAGACCAATCACAGGAACTgcaattgaaactgtgattaaaaaacgtccaacaaacaaataaacgGAGACCTTTTTCCTGGTGTAGTTGCAAAGACTGAAAAGAGAATTTTCTCAATCCAAGAGTCGATGCATGATGTTGTGTCCAGGCATAACCTaaggctatttcttttcttttttagggctgtacccatggcctatgggaaatgccagactaagggtcgatttggagctgtagctgctggcctacaccacagccacagcaacacaggatccaagccttgtctgagacctacaccatagctcatggcaatgccagatccttaacccactgagcaaggccaggggtcgaacctgcaacctcatggttcctagtcggatttgttaaccactgagccacgacgggaactcctgagatcacTTCAAATTGCTCTCCAATTGGGGGAGATGTTGCCTGAACAGTTGGGATGTCATTAATGGGTAGGCCTGTCTCCATCGCCAGGCAATACCTCCTTGACCTCTATTTCTTGAGGGCCTGGTCCATAGTCAGGGCTTAATGAGTAGGGGTGTCGATGACGGAATGACAGCCATCCCAAAGGACATTCCTGGACCCAGACAGCTAGATCCCTGCCTGTCCCTCTTATCCAGGGCTTACtttgaggaggggaaggaggtgggtGGACCCCTTCCTGCTTTATCTGCTGGGTCTCCTGTGTCCTGATAGAATCTGGGGCTGACAGTCAACTGTGGAG belongs to Phacochoerus africanus isolate WHEZ1 chromosome 3, ROS_Pafr_v1, whole genome shotgun sequence and includes:
- the WFDC5 gene encoding WAP four-disulfide core domain protein 5; the encoded protein is MRAQSLLLLVALLALGSQLPAALGRKKGEKSGGCPPDDGPCLLSVPDQCVDDSQCPSRMKCCHQACFRQCVRKVSVKKGSCPKDPLRCLSPVQHLCSKDSDCQGLSRCCLGACGRDCRNPV